The following proteins are co-located in the Anas platyrhynchos isolate ZD024472 breed Pekin duck chromosome 1, IASCAAS_PekinDuck_T2T, whole genome shotgun sequence genome:
- the TRABD gene encoding traB domain-containing protein isoform X2 — MKMKKRQKKPSLPSTVTELDTEDGSKVYVVGTAHFSDSSKKDVVKTIQEVQPDVVVVELCQYRVSMLKMDERTLLKEAKEINLEKLQQAIKQNGVMSGLMQMLLLKVSAHITEQLGMAPGGEFREAFKEASKVPFCKFHLGDRPIPVTFKRAIAALSFWQKVKLAWGLCFLSDPISKDDVEKCKQKDLLEQMMAEMIGEFPDLHRTIVSERDIYLTYMLKQAAKQIELPRASETEPRRYIPAVVVGVVGMGHVPGIEKNWNSDLNIQEIMSVPPPSASSKIFKLVVKATVFGLMGYGCYRIGQRTVQFILSMPAAQSYLQKLTEIRSQH, encoded by the exons atgaagatgaagaagaggcagaaaaaacCTTCTTTACCGAGCACTGTGACTGAGCTCGACACCGAGGACGGTTCTAAAGTGTATGTGGTTGGAACAGCCCACTTCAGTGACAGCAGCAAAAAGGACGTAGTGAAG ACAATACAAGAAGTGCAGCCTGatgtggttgtggtggagctgtGCCAGTACAGAGTTTCCATGTTGAAGATGGATGAAAGGACATTGCTAAAAGAAGCCAAAGAAATAAATCTGGAAAAACTGCAACAAGCTATAAAGCAG aatggaGTCATGTCTGGATTGATGCAAATGCTGCTTCTGAAAGTGTCTGCTCACATCACAGAACAGCTGGGAATGGCCCCAGGAGGAGAATTCAGGGAGGCTTTCAAAGAG GCTAGTAAAGTCCCTTTCTGTAAATTTCATCTTGGAGACAGACCCATCCCTGTTACGTTTAAGAGAGCAATTGCTGCACTCTCTTTCTGGCAGAAAGTCAAGCTTGCTTGGGGCCTTTGCTTCTTATCTGACCCAATCAG TAAAGATGATGTGGAGAAATGCAAGCAGAAGGATTTGCTGGAGCAGATGATGGCAGAAATGATTGGAGAATTCCCTGATCTTCATCGAACGATTGTCTCTGAACGAGATATTTACTTGACCTACATGCTGAAGCAAGCAGCAAAGCAGATAGAACTACCTCGAGCTTCAGAAA CTGAACCTAGAAGATACATCCCTGCTGTTGTAGTTGGTGTGGTTGGGATGGGTCACGTACCTGGaattgaaaagaactggaacTCTGACTTGAACATCCAGGAAATAATGAG CGTGCCTCCTCCGTCAGCTTCGAGTAAGATTTTCAAACTTGTCGTAAAAGCAACAGTTTTTGGACTGATGGGATATGGCTGCTACCGGATAGGTCAAAGGACAGTTCAGTTTATTCTCTCGatgccagcagcacagagctatCTCCAGAAGCTGACAGAAATACGGTCTCAGCATTGA
- the TRABD gene encoding traB domain-containing protein isoform X1 produces MQEEQQPEAAADPMSSSDAPEDGPKETSSVSQNISDAEAFKILLEMKMKKRQKKPSLPSTVTELDTEDGSKVYVVGTAHFSDSSKKDVVKTIQEVQPDVVVVELCQYRVSMLKMDERTLLKEAKEINLEKLQQAIKQNGVMSGLMQMLLLKVSAHITEQLGMAPGGEFREAFKEASKVPFCKFHLGDRPIPVTFKRAIAALSFWQKVKLAWGLCFLSDPISKDDVEKCKQKDLLEQMMAEMIGEFPDLHRTIVSERDIYLTYMLKQAAKQIELPRASETEPRRYIPAVVVGVVGMGHVPGIEKNWNSDLNIQEIMSVPPPSASSKIFKLVVKATVFGLMGYGCYRIGQRTVQFILSMPAAQSYLQKLTEIRSQH; encoded by the exons ATGCAAGAGGAGCAACAGCCTGAG GCTGCTGCAGATCCAATGTCCTCCTCTGACGCACCAGAAGATGGACCAAAGGAAACGTCAAGTGTATCGCAGAATATCT CTGATGCAGAGGCATTTAAAATCCTTCTggagatgaagatgaagaagaggcagaaaaaacCTTCTTTACCGAGCACTGTGACTGAGCTCGACACCGAGGACGGTTCTAAAGTGTATGTGGTTGGAACAGCCCACTTCAGTGACAGCAGCAAAAAGGACGTAGTGAAG ACAATACAAGAAGTGCAGCCTGatgtggttgtggtggagctgtGCCAGTACAGAGTTTCCATGTTGAAGATGGATGAAAGGACATTGCTAAAAGAAGCCAAAGAAATAAATCTGGAAAAACTGCAACAAGCTATAAAGCAG aatggaGTCATGTCTGGATTGATGCAAATGCTGCTTCTGAAAGTGTCTGCTCACATCACAGAACAGCTGGGAATGGCCCCAGGAGGAGAATTCAGGGAGGCTTTCAAAGAG GCTAGTAAAGTCCCTTTCTGTAAATTTCATCTTGGAGACAGACCCATCCCTGTTACGTTTAAGAGAGCAATTGCTGCACTCTCTTTCTGGCAGAAAGTCAAGCTTGCTTGGGGCCTTTGCTTCTTATCTGACCCAATCAG TAAAGATGATGTGGAGAAATGCAAGCAGAAGGATTTGCTGGAGCAGATGATGGCAGAAATGATTGGAGAATTCCCTGATCTTCATCGAACGATTGTCTCTGAACGAGATATTTACTTGACCTACATGCTGAAGCAAGCAGCAAAGCAGATAGAACTACCTCGAGCTTCAGAAA CTGAACCTAGAAGATACATCCCTGCTGTTGTAGTTGGTGTGGTTGGGATGGGTCACGTACCTGGaattgaaaagaactggaacTCTGACTTGAACATCCAGGAAATAATGAG CGTGCCTCCTCCGTCAGCTTCGAGTAAGATTTTCAAACTTGTCGTAAAAGCAACAGTTTTTGGACTGATGGGATATGGCTGCTACCGGATAGGTCAAAGGACAGTTCAGTTTATTCTCTCGatgccagcagcacagagctatCTCCAGAAGCTGACAGAAATACGGTCTCAGCATTGA